CTCGTCCTCGCCGGCACCGCCGCCTACGAGCGCGAGGACTATGCCGCGGCCGCGGCCTACTGGGAACGCCTGCTCAAGCAGTTGCCGCCGGATTCGGAGGACGCCCAATCCCTGTCGGACAGCATCAAGAAGGCCCGCGCCCTGGCACAGAAGCAATCCAGGAAAAAGCCGGCGACGGGCAAGGCCCCATAACCCCAGAATTTTTCAGGAATTGGGTGAAAGTTTGCGCTAAATCAATGCCGCAGCGCAGCATATAAACCATCATTCGGCCAGCTTTTCCAATAAAGTCCTACAGTTAGCTCGCACCACAAGCGGAGCGACGAACAAGGAGCAAGCATGGCCGAAGACCAAGGCATGATCGGACGTTGCTGGAACGCGTTGAAGCGCCCCAGCGCCAAATACTCCCTGCTGACCCTGCTGGTGGTCGGCTTTTTCTCCGGCATCGTCTTCTGGGGCGGTTTCAACACCGCGATGGAGGCGACCAATACGCTGGAGTTCTGCATCTCCTGCCACGAGATGCGCGACACGGTCTATCAGGAATACAAGAAGACCATCCATTACCAGAACCGCACCGGCGTGCGCGCCATCTGCTCCGACTGCCACGTGCCGAAGGACTGGGTGCACAAGGTGGCGCGCAAGATCCAGGCCACGAAGGAGCTCTACGGCAAGGCGATGGGCACCATCGACACGCCGGAGAAGTTCGAGGCCAAGCGCCTGGAGCTGGCGCAGAACGAATGGCGGCGCATGAAGGCGTCGGACTCGCGCGAGTGCCGCAACTGCCACGGCTTCGAGGGCATGAACAGCGAGGTGCAGAAGCCGCGGGCGAGGAAGCAGCACGAGCTGGCGCAGCGCGACGGCGAGACCTGCATCGACTGCCACAAGGGCATCGCCCACCAGAAGCCCAAGGGCATGAAGGAAGACGACGAGGAGTAAGCGCTCTCCTCCGGTATAAAAAAGGCGGAACTCCGGTTCCGCCTTTTTATTTAAAATTTGCAAATGGCCGACATCAGCCGCCGCCAGTTCCTGCGCGGCGATTTCTCCGGAAGAAAAACCGCGCCGCCGCGCCCGCCCTGGGCGCGGCCCGAGGCGGCGTTCGTCGCCGCCTGCACGCGCTGCTGCGACTGCGTCAATGTCTGCCCGCAACATATTCTGACACTCGACCGGGAGGCGCGGCCGACGGTGGATTTCGGCCGCGGCGAGTGCACCTTCTGCGGCAAATGCGCGGAAGCCTGCCAGCCGCAGGCGCTCGAAAAACGCGAAGGCACGCCGCCCTGGCGGCTCAAGGCGCTGATTCAGAGCAACTGCCTGGCCAGGACCAACGTGGTGTGCCGCGTCTGCGGGGACGTCTGCCCGGTGCAGGCCATCCGCTTTCGCCCGGCTGTGATGGCGGCCGCGCAGCCGGAGGTGGATAACGCACTGTGCACGGGCTGCGGCGCCTGCCATGCGCCGTGTCCGGCGCAGGCGATCCGCATCGCCTGAAGCGCTTATTCCTTCCCGGGGTCCTGAATGCTCGTCAGATAGGCCAGGACGTCCTGGATATCCTTTTCCTTGAGCGTGTTGAGGATGCCCGCCGGACCATCCTCGTCGTGCGGGCGTTCGCCCTTGAGGTAGCTGTCGACCTGTTTCTTCAGGTAATTGGTGTACTGGCCGACGAGCATGGGAAACTTGCCGCGGCCACGGCCGTCCCGTGCATGGCAGGACGCGCAATCCTT
The window above is part of the Denitratisoma sp. genome. Proteins encoded here:
- the napF gene encoding ferredoxin-type protein NapF, producing the protein MADISRRQFLRGDFSGRKTAPPRPPWARPEAAFVAACTRCCDCVNVCPQHILTLDREARPTVDFGRGECTFCGKCAEACQPQALEKREGTPPWRLKALIQSNCLARTNVVCRVCGDVCPVQAIRFRPAVMAAAQPEVDNALCTGCGACHAPCPAQAIRIA
- a CDS encoding NapC/NirT family cytochrome c, with the protein product MAEDQGMIGRCWNALKRPSAKYSLLTLLVVGFFSGIVFWGGFNTAMEATNTLEFCISCHEMRDTVYQEYKKTIHYQNRTGVRAICSDCHVPKDWVHKVARKIQATKELYGKAMGTIDTPEKFEAKRLELAQNEWRRMKASDSRECRNCHGFEGMNSEVQKPRARKQHELAQRDGETCIDCHKGIAHQKPKGMKEDDEE